Proteins co-encoded in one Aspergillus fumigatus Af293 chromosome 6, whole genome shotgun sequence genomic window:
- a CDS encoding CwfJ domain protein, with amino-acid sequence MVMSSSSLLLISSIQLEQEFSLSEQHNQIDGSTATSSVSKEIKVLLSSQKIYVPTMLIVVVGSVNCELREVFTKLAKLHVKQNFSIAIIVGDLFGDCSSEHELDEISALLQGNINVPLPTYFGLGNRPLPTRIVERIEANDEVCPNLYFLGKRGTLKTAEGIRLVALGGNLEADSKATNKFHPGYTESDARALYGAHSADILITHQWPKGIRTGSSAPLPEDAKVPQEVQCIADLCSTLKPRYHLSSSDGFFYEREPFFHMPSEDNPDAKPLTRFISLASYSKTSKQKWMYAFTLDPKAPPPLTIPVGATATPLAPIQVKRKVLPSQRESYHRFAGIEEDHSRPRKRARAPPPGPEQCFFCLSNPNIATHLITSIGNESYLTTAKGPLSTAKTFPSLNFPGHILIIPFTHTPTLSSITDQTARQSTYAEMQRYRSALHAMLQQRSNGALGAVTWEVSRGTGIHIHWQFLPVPADLIKRGLVDAAFKVEAENLSYPRFERPSATADPSSEPGDFFRLWIWEPPSAPEAESETAESSDGATAAKGTENTLLLPLGPEFRFDIQFGRRVMAKLMELENRMNWKDGVQPQEEEEADAAAFKEAFKEFDFSLQE; translated from the exons ATGGTGATgtcttcatcttcactgTTGTTGATCTCAAGTATTCAATTAGAACAAGAGTTTTCTCTTTCGGAGCAGCATAATCAGATCGATGGTTCTACGGCTACTTCATCAGTGTCAAAGGAGATAAAGGTTTTGCTCAGTTCTCAGAAAATCTATGTTCCAACTATGTTGAT TGTTGTGGTTGGGAGTGTGAACTGTGAGCTGCGTGAAGTGTTCACCAAGCTCGCCAAGTTACACGTCAAGCAGAACTTCTCAATTGCGATCATTGTTGGGGACCTGTTCGGAGATTGCTCATCGGAGcatgagctggacgagatcagTGCCCTGTTACAGGGGAACATCAACGTACCCCTGCCAACTTACTTTGGGTTAGGCAACAGGCCCCTTCCCACCAGGATAGTGGAAAGAATCGAGGCGAACGACGAAGTTTGTCCAAATCTGTACTTCCTGGGCAAACGCGGTACTCTTAAGACCGCGGAAGGCATCCGTCTTGTTGCTCTTGGTGGTAATCTCGAGGCAGACAGCAAAGCAACCAATAAGTTCCATCCTGGCTATACAGAGTCGGACGCCAGGGCACTCTACGGAGCCCACAGTGCGGACATCCTGATCACTCACCAATGGCCCAAGGGCATCCGAACCGGGTCCAGTGCACCGTTACCGGAGGATGCCAAGGTGCCCCAGGAGGTGCAATGCATCGCGGACCTCTGCTCTACCTTGAAGCCTCGATACCATCTTTCCTCGTCTGATGGATTCTTCTACGAGCGCGAACCATTCTTCCACATGCCATCAGAGGATAACCCAGACGCCAAACCGCTCACCCGCTTCATCAGTCTGGCATCCTACAGCAAAACATCCAAGCAAAAATGGATGTACGCCTTCACACTAGATCCCAAGGCCCCTCCACCCCTTACCATCCCCGTTGGCGCTACTGCAACCCCTCTGGCCCCCATCCAAGTCAAACGGAAAGTCCTTCCCTCTCAGCGTGAGTCCTACCACCGCTTCGCCGgcattgaagaagatcacagCCGGCCGCGCAAGCGCGCCCGAGCCCCTCCCCCAGGGCCGGAGCAatgcttcttctgcctctccAACCCCAACATTGCAACCCATCTCATCACGTCCATTGGCAACGAAAGCTACCTCACAACCGCCAAGGGACCCCTCTCCACCGCTAAAACGTTCCCCTCCCTCAACTTCCCCGGCCACATCCTGATCATCCCCTTCACCCACACACCCACCCTCTCCAGCATCACAGACCAGACAGCCCGCCAATCGACCTACGCCGAAATGCAGCGCTACCGCTCTGCCCTGCACGCCATGCTCCAGCAGCGCAGCAACGGCGCTCTCGGCGCCGTCACCTGGGAAGTCAGCCGCGGAACCGGCATCCACATCCATTGGCAATTCCTGCCCGTCCCCGCCGACCTAATCAAACGCGGTCTCGTCGATGCCGCCTTCAAAGTCGAGGCCGAGAACCTCAGCTATCCCAGATTTGAGCGTCCCTCCGCAACCGCCGACCCCAGCAGCGAACCGGGCGATTTCTTCCGCCTGTGGATCTGGGAGCCCCCATCCGCCCCTGAGGCGGAATCCGAGACCGCCGAAAGCTCGGACGGTGCCACAGCCGCCAAAGGAACGGAGAAcacgctcctcctccccctcggACCGGAATTCCGTTTCGATATTCAGTTCGGGCGGCGGGTGATGGCGAAACTGATGGAGTTGGAGAACCGGATGAATTGGAAGGATGGGGTGCAGccgcaggaagaggaagaggcagatGCTGCTGCGTTCAAGGAGGCATTCAAGGAATTTGATTTCTCGTTGCAGGAGTGA